The genomic segment GGAGTCACAAGACAAAAAACCTTCACCACCAGTCATATCGCCTTTTGTCATCTCCATACTGTAGGCAAGGATGTTCTTCATGAATCTGGCTTTTTCTGTGTTCTGGTCCATCCAACTATGACAGAAACCCTAAAGGATGTTAAATAGATTTTGTAAAACTATTAATAATGTATCATTGTATCTGTTATCTATTTCCCCTTCAGTCTATATGAgctgtgagatggcagggagggggttaaaacctctgcagaaaaaacatgtgtggaatgcacatttgtcttgtttaattgttttgttaattgttttgtttaattgttttattgattaatcattacctgcacctggctactattgaaaattggagccaggtgcagggtatttaaggagagcagtcagtctgctctgggcgcttgctgaagagggtagaagcccaactgtgctggtgtgtgggtacagccgtaatttaaaaaagaaaaaggtagagtgaatcctttttgtgtgtgtgctgttttgtttgtttgttttgttacaggtaaacagcttagctgtcctgttttcagtttaggttcctgttctgttttagttagtgctcaaagaagagctaggtgtttgttttgtttatttttgtttttgtgtttattaaaaattgcacaaccgcgctttaaaaaatccacttctgtgtgttgggtcggtgtttttaaagcAACGAATCGTGGTGAGTGCGAAGAGGGATGATTCTTTTACAGAGCCCATtgtcatttttgtgttttaagaaATCAGTAATGATCACCCAGGTTTGAGGTACTAGGCCCCTCCTAAACAGTCCCTCCCCTATAGCTGCATGATCAGCTCCAAATAATAACCCTACAGGCCCTACATATTCATGCTGCGATAAACGTGTTGTTCAGAGCAGATTTATTGGCACTTGATCATTgtaataatatacctaaacaaaGGGAGTTCTGAAAGTGCTGGGGAAGTGTAAGTCTCTAACCCTGTCATCTGATCTTATTACACATGCTACATACAAAGTAACTCATCAAGACCATAACATGTATCATGATGCACGTTGTGATATGGATTGTATAGTGGCTTCAGTCTTCAAACCCCTTCCATTTAATTGATTCCTTTGAAATCCAGACAATAGTCATGGCAAAGATATATTTAGATTATTTTGCACAGAAGGTAACAAACGGAAGTATTTCTAGTGGCTAAACCCTTTCATGTTACATCCTCACCCAGGGGAGTTTGTGATGATAAGTGTATTCCCACGTGGCAATGTATGTAGGGCACAAGTAATCTTTCAAGACGATGTAGGCCGCTTCTGGATCTGCTGCGAAGTTAAACTCTCCACAGACTGTGGTGTTTCCTCTCgctacacatagaaaaaaaaaaaaggtaacaattGAAATGAGattttaatgcattaaaaaaattagatacataaaaaaacaaaaacactattttGAACTGCTAATAGTGTTTTCGGAGTCTAACATGTAGACCATGCAGGTCTCCTGTTCAGGATTAATGCCCATTTTTCATAAGGTACATCACAAACTATTGAGCAAACTCAAAAAAATTCACAACACAACAAAAACTTACATTCCATGTTTCCTCCCATAATAAAAAGACTCTTCAGTTTCTCAGGAAAACTTGGATCAATCTTTACTGCCAGAGCAAGGTTAGTCAATGGTGCAGTAGCAACAAGACAGACCTACAAAATAATACAGCACACATTACACCTTAAGGTCGGTTTATATTTCTCTCGCAGACAAAAGCTGTAcgtcagctgcagacacttctaCGGGTGCGCCAGGACTGAAGCACCCCCGAGTTCGCAGACTTTTTGACGCACCAAAGTGGTCGTAGCGGTCAGTCATACTgcggaggcagtgtggtccagtggttaaagaaaatggcttgtaaccaggaggtccccggttcaaatcccacctcagccactgactcattgtgtgcccctgagcaagtcacttaacctccttgtgctccgtctttcgggtgagacgtaattgtaagtgactctgcagctgatgcatagttcacaccctagtctctgtaagtcgccttggttaaaggcgtctgctaaataaactaataataataataataacaacaataataatttcagccagtctgcgttactgccggtgtcgacttgtgactagggttgccaacaggcgcCACAATCCCACGTCACAGacgggattttaaaattgcccgtctcatgaatgaagtgaatgtgtaaattggcgcatatatatttttatgagcagcaaacaagtaaaactgaTCAGCTGTTCTCCATACTGCCTCCGATCAGACATATTGAACAGTTGAGCAATGTTTGATTTGATGAGGAAAGTaattgcatacagaaaataaatggcaacattaacttattagtgactcaagtatataaaaaaaataacaataatacaaataaaaatacattgtattcattattattattattattctacaagtggttgctgcgcatggtagcctatgtaagcaccaatattaattttagcaaaggttcatttacgatttaatttcattcagtttagaggcaagtttaaaatcctgttctgttcaTGTTTACTGGGCTCCTTATAAACTTGCTCTGTCATGCTTCACTGGCTTGTGACCATgcgacaaatgttggattttttcaacatcatccgaTCCTGTGTGTTTTACGGTtgcagacacacaagaaaaggccATTAGACTTCAAAAAAGACGCAGCTTGCGGCAATGTGGATGATGTCATTCTGACCATCGGAGACCACTGACTGAGACCAAAAATTGGGTGCAGTCAGAAAGTACAAACCAGCCTTTAGGGCTACTACAAACAAGTCACAGAAAAATTGCTTCATTCAGTTTATCtgggtattgttttgtttggcatATGACCTGGACACACTTTAACATACATTTTCCATAAAGTACACTATAGTATAATCATCTGTAATAAACTTGTATGAGAGGTACACCAGTCTATTTTAAACACATACCATTTTTAGTACAATTACTAAAACAATTAAATAGCATTATGCAAAATTATTCTGGATATAATAAAAGTTAATCTGAGTTTTACATTGCTCTGGTCTGACTGGAGATAAATCCTACAGTGAACAGatttcagtattaaaatgaaccaataataataaatcgtaataataataataataataataataataataataataatttaacacatTTAGGACATGATAATAAACAAGATTGAAAATATTCTTCAGAGGGAgttccatgattttttttttttttgtatcttaaaCAGCacatgtttacaacaaaaataaaggaAGCATGCTATGatagaattatttaaaaaaaaaacaaaagaaaaacacacactttaCCCTGTTCTTTTTATTAtgcatgggtttacaacaaacttctatgTGCCATGCCAGTAGATGTGATTTCATGttaaggaggggctatgctaataaTTCAGATGTCACTTATCATAACTGTACTTACATCTTTTAATTAAATTCCATCTTTTAATTAAAAAGGTTGTTTACAGAAACTTTCCACATCGTGACCACCTGGATTTACAGCAGATGCAAGTGGAGCATTCTACTCGTCACTCTTGTTCTTTTTTCCTACTCCAAGGATGGTTTTGGAACTTGCATTTCCAGAATCTAGGAAAGTATAGTAGGGGGACGGTATAGGCCTGGTCACACAGGCAACTTCTGTCAAcggcaacaagaggaacacatgttgttgcctgcgtgttgccttgcagtttgcaGTGGTCACACAAGAGACAAGCCTGCAGtcgacaagctggcaacacacaggcaacaacgtaATGCAAGCCCAATCATAATGCACGCTTTTGTCACAAGACGTAAACATGCTGCGAAGctacaatataaaaatgttcCAGTTCATTACATTAACAAACCTGTAGTTCCTTCTTAAATAAAAAGGTGTACATTAGGTGTACATTGCTCTCTAGGCTTTTGAGAGCAAGAAGGCAAACCTCAGATTACAACAAATGTCACTgtgtttactgttaaaatgaaagatgTCATGATTGGGGGTTAATGTAGGAATGACAGGCATACTGCATACACAGCacattaatttaacaaaaaacacgTGGCATCTTATTGTAAATACATTTATTCATAGCTTAAGTATGTTATTGTAATCGTGGACATTAACATTtgcttatccacatacacactgtattgcagATCTGCAGACTATACTATAATTAATTTGATGAAATGCAGGTATCAGAATTTATGATGTTATGGTCTAGCCTTATCATCATGTGACACTATCatcaaatttgattggctggtTGTCGTCCGTGTGACCAAGCCTTAAGGCGACATCCCAATTCTACAAAAagttccattctgggtgccaaaagtaattgtaaacatagccactgTGTGCCAtttatgtatgtaaaactgtCAGGAATTTGATTAATCAGACACCTGTTAAATCTAAGTATCCTAAATGCCTGCCTAAACAACCAACTAATAATCTCCAGATTCAAGTGACACTCATTTCTATATGAACATTGCTGTTAAAAGCATCATCAGTTCAGAGCAAATTCCTGGCACTTAATTGTGCTTAAAACATAACAGGAATATATGGAATCCTCGTGCAAGTTTCTAACCGTGCAACTAACAGCACATTTCCCACATAATATTTTTATCAGTTTGACTTATGCATAAATTCAAGTCAAAGGAATCTGTTGGCTGTCAGACTGAACTGCAGTCAAGCCAAGGAAAACCCAGGTAACAAACAGATTTTGACATTATAAAGAACCGCACGTCATTAATTCCACCTCACCTGCCCCTCATGTTCAGTGACGATCCTTATCATGGCCTGCACTGCTTGCTCCTTCTGCATCAGGTCCAATCCCGGTGCCTCCGGGTCTGGAAAATCACCCAAGCCATCCTCCCCATGGAAATTGCCAGAATCCAGGGAGTCCGAAAGAATCGGTGTAGAAGCACCGCGAAACACAGGAATCTACAaggaaataattatatatatatataaaaaaaaacttatttaaacTACAGAGTGGCTGGAATGATGCTCCGCCTGAGTTCTTGATCTTTACACCAAAAGTCATTTTGCTCCAacttgtttcaaataaaacaagtaaTGTCAATAACAACCCCCCCCTACTATGGCTGTAAATTAAATTACTGGTAATGCTGTACTATGATGAAAAAGTGCATGACCATGACATGTaccaacagtatgtacagaatagcatATAGTAAGACCCTCAGAATATGATACTAACCTAAACAATACTAATATAGTTTCATGGCAATTGAATAAGCGGTTCTccctatatatgaaaaatgtaggTGTGACATACAAGTATAGATATACAGCTGTATGGGTGTATGTGTTGCAGGTGTAAactatcatttatttaattttggcaCGAATAtagtgtgacaaagcacaactcactcgggttcgtgcccctttaaaaatacgacccagaacaatgaaatggagttttaagcgctggtgcgctatttttaataaacacaaaaatcaaacaaaatacacaaaataaacacctaactcctcttggagcactaactcaactctcaggaacaccctgactaacgcgggacagctacgctgttttcccgtccttcccaaaaacacactggtgtcacaccgcacttacttcttctctggctactcggagacagagcacctctcctgcctccttctactcagcagcctagagcagactgactgctctccttataaaccctgcacctggctctaatttacaatcatagccaggtgcaggtgataattaacaataaaacaattaacagaaaacattccgcacatgtttttactgcagagaggttttaatcccctccctgctgtctcacaatagttatatacttatttttttctttctttttttcacattcaTATAATCACTGTGCACTAATTATCATTATGATTTACATATGTTTTATGTaggatttgttttagtttttcttcacTAATGTAAATGTGACATTCACCAGGACTTCATTCCCCAATTGACTAATACGCTAATTATACAGGACATTCTTCACAAGGCTTACCAGACTGCCATTTAGAAGGGGCTTTAAAAACAGCAGAGTGAGCACAGACTGGGAGACAGAGCACCGAGGCGAGGTGCAGCTTGCAGCAGTTGTGGccaacagagacagagacagagacagagaaccGAGAACCGAGAACCGGGCGAGGTGTAGTGTCCTTCAATTTTAGAGAACTGAGCTTGGACACTTTATAAGGACACGGAGAAGGGACTGTGATTagactttttaatgtttttaattttttttttttaatttttacttttaaTCTTTTCATTGTTACTCTATTTCTTTTGgccatttgtattttcttttaaactttgtgaaatacttttatcttttaaaaataaaatggttattGTTACAAACAGCTCATGAGGTACATTTTAAGAACTAAAAGGGTGCTGTGACTACCGAAACAGGTCATAATGGAAGGGTACCAGCTTCATATGCTATTTCTATCTTTGTTTTCAATTTGAAATGCAATTTCCTTTCCCACGGCTGTCTCTAGTTAGTGTCCTGTTACATTGCTCTTGTACAGAACTCTCATTTCCCAATTTTGTCTCTCCATGTGTCTTTTGCTTTGATAATTTCATCCAAATAGAATGTGTGCTTTTCAGTGAATCGCATCACTGCTGTATAACGTTTTTAAAAGTCTAATCTAAAATTGCTTACAGACCACagtgtattgtaatgttgtaatttCATTGCAATTTACCCTTAGTAATGATTACCTCAAGCCTCTTGCAAATTTTGAGAACTCTGAGCACATTTTTGCAGACATTGTCAATGGAAGTGTTTCCATGAACACAGGTTATCCCCAGGATCTGCACATCAGGAGCTGCCAGGGCCATCATTATCGCCTGGGCGTCATCCACACCGCAGTCAACATCAATCAGCAGTTTCTTTGTCATCTTATGCTTTCCTGGATAAATGAAGACAGTGTTGAGAACAATATATTAAATCATGCATGATGTAAAACACACTTCCATGTGAATTTGTTAAGCAAATGAAACACCTTATTTAAAAGCTGCAGATGAGTTTATGCCACAAATGACAGAACAGAACTTTATAGCCAAAGTAAAAGTCTCAACACTCATGACTGCACACATGCTCTGCTGCAGAATTCAGTCAATTTTGAGGTTGGTCTATAGTCTTTATTTGCTTTGCCACCTTTAGATTATTCTTTTCACCttgtgacatgttttttttttttttcactgggtACCTTTCAACTGAGTGACAAAATGACAAATTTAAGATTTACAAAATATATCTTGAATATTTTCAGAGACAGCAGTTTTAACTTCCAATTATAGTTTTACAAACAGACCATAATTTAAATGAATTCCCCAGAATTCCGTTATACATGCTTCACTTTAAAATTGCAGTTTGGTTTTATAACTAAAAGCCTTTATAAATCTGACCTACTTAGTctgaaacacaacacaacacatcaCATCACAGCTCTTCACTTCACTTCGCGCGATTCTCCATACTTAGTGGTACTGTGGTCTCCTATCCTCTTCTTGCACCGTTCAGACTGCCCTTTCGCACGCAAGCAGCCACTCATGACACATGTTGCATGTTTACTTACTCTAACTAAATAACCTTTAACTTTAACATCTGTAATTACAAATTGGAGTTTCTAAAAGTTTACGTAATAAGCCTATATTTTATCCAATGCCATTCGTTTTATTtaacactgaaaaacaatatACAGAAAGACACACAACAAATTGCATATGAACTACATACATTTCCTTTATGTATTCATTCAAATACTTTACCTCTGTTCTGCTTATGAGGCGGGCTTTTGAAGATAAAAACGACTTTGCAAAT from the Acipenser ruthenus chromosome 9, fAciRut3.2 maternal haplotype, whole genome shotgun sequence genome contains:
- the LOC117406042 gene encoding pyrimidine-specific ribonucleoside hydrolase RihA-like, whose protein sequence is MTKKLLIDVDCGVDDAQAIMMALAAPDVQILGITCVHGNTSIDNVCKNVLRVLKICKRLEIPVFRGASTPILSDSLDSGNFHGEDGLGDFPDPEAPGLDLMQKEQAVQAMIRIVTEHEGQVCLVATAPLTNLALAVKIDPSFPEKLKSLFIMGGNMESRGNTTVCGEFNFAADPEAAYIVLKDYLCPTYIATWEYTYHHKLPWGFCHSWMDQNTEKARFMKNILAYSMEMTKGDMTGGEGFLSCDSYAMAAAIDEEVVTEYIECAVSVELSGKLTRGMMVLDTLDLLKKKHKAFVMKTCDLEKFQCLLMAALK